From the Papaver somniferum cultivar HN1 chromosome 2, ASM357369v1, whole genome shotgun sequence genome, the window GACCATAGAAAGCAAGCTGAAGTTCCAAAGGAATACAATTACGAAACAGCAGTAGCACACAAAATCATTATTTGCTCGCATCTGAGCCCATACGTAACGGAAAACTCTCCCAATCTGCCGGCTTGTCGATTCAGGCATAACAAATTCACTACCAGATTGAACAGAAGAGAATCGACCCAAGTGCTCAAACCTTCTATTCTGACTCTCTATCTCTTCGTAGGCACCATCATCTGCAGAGGAATACTCACTTGTTTCTGAATCTTCATGGGTTATGTTCAGTAAGTTCACAAAGTTCGTCATAGCCTGATTCCCAAGCGACTGTACCTGAGATACACCATCACCTATCAACTGTACAGCAGAAATCAAAGGACTTTCAAATAGTCGttctttctctcttctatttGAATCCATCAGCAAAGTTTCTTCACCAAGTTCTCTAATTTCACAAATTGGAGAACCAACACCATGACCCATGGATCCCACAGATGACGGACTTTCTACTTTTGAGTCTGTAAGATAATCATTTGTTTCACAAACAAATGAAGAATCAACAGCATAACTTAGGTCCTGTTTCTGGTCGATAAGCTCCTTATCTATAGTCTGTGTCCCTCCATTAGTGTGCAAAGAAgtgtatcttctttttcttcttctgagacCTTCGCGTTCAGAAGAACAATTAACACAGTTCACAGTCGAGTTCATACCATGTAGCTGGGTTTGTAGGTTGAGCATCTCTGATTTCATCTTCTCTACTTGCAAGTTGCGCTGACGTTTCTTTTCTTCAGATTTACGAATATACTGCAATTGAGCAGTCTTCCATGCAGCTTTCTTCTCTTGTTCACGCACTATAGCACCAATTTGCTCTGCCTCGAGATATTTAGATGCATAATCGAATTCTTGCGATGAAAACATGTAAGACTGGAGCGACACTAACATAAATATGATAATCTCAACCAATGCAGATCTCGACGTAATCCGAAACCCGTAATCATATTTATACAATCCAATCATCTCATAGATGTATTCAATCTTTTCAGGATTCTCCCCAGTAACATTGTCTACAAAAGGAGACTGATAGGCAAGAGAAAGAATGATAAGAGCAAAGTTGTACATGCGAAGAAACTTGAAGATCTGATTTTTCCTCTTTAGAATTTCAAGCCTCAACCGAAAGAAGATTAGAGCGAAACCAAGGTAGCCAAGATGCAAAATGTCATACTCTAAGGTTCCAGTAATGAGTATCAATGCAAGCACGACATCCAATAAATGACAATAAGAGTAAAGCCTCAGGTAGTCAAGAAATGTCCATAAACTTTTAGTTTCGAACGAGAGATCTCTCCATACTAATGCACTCCTACATTCAGATATCACTTGATGAAAAGTAACTGACCCGGTTAAACTGGTACAACGATCAGCACGGAGTTTGAAGCATGCAAGCATAAAAACAACATAGTAGCTGATAAGCATTCTAGGATCATCAACTATAACCCCTACAAAAAAGTTAAGACAGAAACAAAAGTTAACAAAAAGGAGTACAATTAAGTACTTTTTTGTACCTAAGAATAATTAAATCAATATATACACAAGGCACAAGCTTCAGAAGCCGTCAAACACAGTTACTTAACGGTAATTAAAAGCACTTATCTTaagacaataaataaataaagttgAGAGTTTTGAAATGAATACCAAGCCAACAGCTTCTGCAGTAGTTGAAGTGAATAACTGAGCTTCTCCAACAGTCATGGCAATGCACTTTTTGTTCACTAGGAACATGTTGATTCCAAGATGTCAGATCCTTCCATATGGCCAAGTACTCAAAGGTGAGAATGGAGGCAAATGCAAAGACAAACAAGGGCCACAGCTTATGTATAACCTGCCTACCCAGAAGAACACAAGCTGCGAGGGATGCAATATAAAGCATAGAAATGATATTCAAGACAGCAAAGCTGGCAAGAAGTAACGCAATCATGTTTATCTCAAGTCCAAATAGGTTAAAAGCATTCTCGGTCCAAAATTTCAAATATACTTTTAGTGTTTTCTTCTGCATGTCCATCCTCTCTTTCCTTGAAGCAAGAATTTGCTTCTTATTCCATTTGTAATTCTCGTCATGACTTTCTGATGTGCATCCAACAGAATTTTTCGTGGTGGTACTACTTCTCGAGCCTCCTGTTGCAGAAGAACCAGGATCTTGTTGTTGAGATGCACTAGAGATGAAAGATGGCCATGATTTGCTGATAACACTCCTTCCCTTCACAGAGAGCAGACTCGAATTTTCTGAAGGTTCACTTTCCCCATCACAGATTGAGATGTTAAATGACATATCTTTTATAGAGAGAAATAGTGGGCAAGGCTCTTCCCATTTTTCCGTATTTACAAGAGCGGTTGGCATCATTTCCATCCAATGAAAGACATTGTATTGGAGAGTACAAGCAATTATCACCAAAACTTTTCCTCTGAAACCCAACTCCATACCCCAACACCCCGGATTAAATTGCTGAAGACCTAGAAAAGTTGACAGCCATGTGTATTTTTGACTAGGAAACATCTCAGCTTGCTTGCCCCACATCTGATAAAGATACTCAGCTATCACTAGAACTCCTGTATACACCAAAAACACTTTGGAAGGAACCCGAGAAGCTTTAGGTAACGTTGAACAGATAACCAGACCAAGGAGATATAAAAGTCCAAATGCACTGATTGGAGTTATAGATGCATAGAATACAGCAAGACACAGAATTTTTTCGCTGTGCCAAATCAGGAGACGCCTAATAAACCCTAGCAGTCCCGTCTGTGACAAATGCATGTCATCTTCTCGGTTATACTTGAATATGCTCTGTCTCCTTCCGTAGCTATAAAGTTGCATCACGATTAGAACAGTTAGAGGTTCTCGAATATTTTGCAACAGTGATGTTTCAGGGTTGTAACCCAAGGTGGTAGATAAGTTTATTATTTCTGTTAGCCATGTCGTAAAGCTGGAGAAAATGCTCAAGCTGTAAATGAAGACAAACACTACAATAGAGTAAACTTTCAAGGGAAACCATAAGCGCCTTCTTGTCACCTCAACAAGTTGTCTTCCAGTTATCCAAAACAGAAGGAAGAAAAGGAAACCAAAtgatatatagtttggcttcaTCCGATACACTGTAACGAGGACTGTCAAAAACGAAATATAGGTCCCATATGAGCGGTAAGCAGACAGAAACATCTGACCAACTGCATTGAGATATGTTGCTATCCTCCTCTCTgacaaaaaattatgaaaaacaggAAAATCTCATAAATACTATCCACAAGATTTTGTACTTCCTTACTAGAAAGGAAAAGGTTGACTTCTGATAATTTACCATATGAAGATTTATTGGATCGGCTCTCTCTGCTTTTGGGGGAGGTAAAGACTGAAAGTAGAACAGATTTGTTCAATCCAGCCCTTAAAATGCTAAACCCAACTGGAGTACAAGGCATGTGCCTCACAATTGCCGAGTAGGAGAAAAGCATTTCAAACCCGTGGTGATGAACCACACAGAAGCACAAAAGCACTGCTATTTGCAAGAAATCCCACGTGGTAGCAGGTTCCAAGAGAcctaaatcaattaaaattataagTCACGTCAACTAAAAAATATATGCATATGACTTGCAAAGGACAATCTAAATTGATAAATCCCTTTGAAAATGGttctttctttctccttctctttttgttctttttttcttttgctttataatTTGTTTGTTTAATACTTGGGAAGATTTTGAATTAACCTGTTATCTTAAGAAATCTCACTCTAGAAACATAACTATATTCCATGTTGGCTTTTTATGGTTTGCACAACAAATGAAAATTAACTTAAGCTAATCCTTTATTATTAGACTAAGTAAAGCCGGATTTATAgtaatccatattaaggtatTGTTATGGTTTAATCATGCACTAAAGACTAGCTAAAGGTTAATGCTGGATAAGTTCAAGAAAACTAATGAGCTGTCCCATGTAGCCATGAGGTGTGCCTCTCTAACTCATGATGGGAAGGTTAGAGAGACATGTGGCGAGCATGACAAAGACTCTCGTCTAGCGTCCTTAAATAAAAGGAAAATCAGTTCTACCCTCATGTAAGCATGTGGAAATAGAAGTAGAAGTCCAATGCATTAACTTATTAGTAGAGAGATCATCcatatatttcttcttctaaatcagtTCATGGTAATTGTGTCGAAGCTACAGAACATGTTTGGTGCAGTGTAAGTTGTTTATAAGCTACAGAACATGTTAATACTAGGGTTAAATCATTTTCGACATATGGTTAAGTATATATCATGTTTAGGTCTAAGTAATGATAATTAAAGAGCTGAAGATTTAACATTCCATACCTAACTGTGACAGAATTCCCATGCTTAACGATCCTCTTTTCTTTAAAGCTTTAGAGACCATATTAAGCTGAAGGATGTACATTAGGGCAAAATGTGTCTCACACAGAAGAATCAGGGATTGCCGTAACTTTCTACTCACGTTGTGGCTcatcagaaacaacaaaaagaaaatcactgATACATGAAGAAAATGATTTGAAATCAGTGAAATGCTGCAGATGTTAGACCACATATTATCGGAAAATAAAGATAATCGGATTATGCGTACATGAAACGGTGGTAGGGTAGATATCGAGACAGAAGCAACTCCAACATATATCACATTAGTATATAGAATGAGTCTTATTTTACATACTGTAGATGGCATGAATGAATCCAGGTTTAATGGCAAGAAAAAATATCAGTGCAAGAGTGATAGTACGAGAGCATCTCCGTAGTCCCCAAGCTAGTGTAGCGATGATTAATACCTTGGTCTCTTCTCCTTCTGAAATTTGAGAACAAGGTCAAATGAAGGGGTAAACCATGTAGCAGCACTGTAATAACCAAAACAAAGCCAAGCACCTACGCGGTGCATCAGTAGCTACCGACTACTCACCTTCTATACTATAATCTTCAGCGGTAGCTCGCCTATCCACATCAGCCATGTACATAAAAACAGTATTGTTCACGAGATTACCAATGGCAACGAGAATTCCAAGACAAAATTGAGCAAGCAGAAAAAAACCAGGAATGGGGTAATGCCAGAAACCAATTGTTTCCCAAATTTCCATGTCCTGCAATTATACACCACAAGCAACTGTACATTATAATGATGCTTACCTGTTAAATGCAAAATATAATATACCGTGAATGAGAAATACCTCCCAAAATTCCTTATTCAGGTATGTGAATGCCACATTGAAGACATAAGTGCAAGTAGCCCACAAAAGAATGAAGACAAGAAGCAATCCATTTAAGTGGTGTAACTGGAAAAAGGAAGGGAAGGCATATAGAGCGTAGGCAACATATGCGAGTAGCCAAAACGCACATACACTAGTGAAAAAGAAACCCCAAACTGAAAGAGCAACCAGTGAGACCTGTCATTTTGAAAAATGAAAGTTTTACTCAGGGAAATATACATGGGTGCATCGACAAAGCGAATACATTGTATTcgggaaaaaggaaaaaagaacaaatggaagtATGTCTATTACCCAATATTAAAAACTCAAAAAACAGGTACTATGTTGTCACTGAATGCATACCGGAAAACCATATGTAAAAAAGTTGATACTAAAAGTTCGGAAAACTGCTCCTCTTAATAGCATATTTGTGTGCCTAACACCAGATCTGCAAATCATAAATTCATCAGGCTTTTAATCAGACAATCAAACTAAACTCAAAATTCACAATTCCAAGAACCGttcttatttaattttattttattccgACAAACTAATACTTCCATAGGTTATGCATCATCAGCCAAATAAGTTAACTCAACGTGGGTCTTTTCTAAACAAGCTATTGTTCCAACACATTGTATGCACCTATAGATCATAATAAACTCTTTTATGTGAACCAGTACTCTACTAAAATCTCGATACTCCCATAAGATTAGAAACATCACGGATATGGCAATGTTGAccagaaataaaaattaaaaataaaataaataaatagtaccTTGATCTACGAATGAAAAACGAATGCCTTGATGGGAGAAGCTGCTCTGACAAGCTACTATTTCTTGTAGACATGATAAAATTCATTTCCTCGAGGTCGCACTTTATAATGGATAACTATCGAGAACAAAACTGTAAGATTTTTTCTTGTAGATAAATTACAAGTACACAACAAATTAGAAGTGCATACCATTAAGTAGAAAATTAGAAGAGAAATACAACAACAGATTCTGGTCCACTCTAGGGCTGCAGATACTTTGTATAGCCCAATAAACTCGGCTACTGTTTGAACCATAATTGAGAAATTAATGGGGAGCTGGTATGTATAAAGTAGAGCAATATAGAAGCCTGCATAGGCTAGCAGATGCCTCCACCACCTTGCAGACAATGGAAGCAACGGATTGAACAAAGAACACATTCAGAGAGGTTTGACAAAATACTAGTctggaaatagaagaagaaaagaagaagaaaacaaaatagaATAAAAGCACTTACCAGAAGAGGCCCAAAAAGTTGCTCGTTAGAGACCAGTCCACCAGACCAACACAGCTACAGataaagaatggtagagaaaccCAAGATGGATGACTTATCCCAACAACCAGCTGAACAGCGGGCAAAAATAAGCAACAGGCAACCCTGACATGAGAACCTTCCACATGACAGAAAAACAACAAACcgaaatcaaaaattgaagaaaaaaagacgAAAGTATCTCACTTAGTACAGCACAATCATCACCAAACTGATACAAATAAGTATTGAAAAAGAGTCACCGAAGAACTATACATTTAATATCTTGATGACCTAGCCGGCCAATAACATCGGTCTACTTATAAATAGGGATTCAAAAGAGTCGAGGAAATAAAGAAATCAAATTGTTCTGAATATGTATAACAGTATAAattcattttaatttttaattgttCAACATGCTACACTAAATACCTGATATAACAAAATCACCAACCACTGAATTCTCATTTAATAACCACATGCAGATCAGTGAGTGAGGAGGTATTATAAGATATAGAGGAAACACAAAAGAGACTTTTTATATACAATATTGGAGGGTTGAAAATCCAAACCTAAATCGACAACATATGATGAAAAACTCCTCCAACAGGTACCTCTCCCCGAAACCAGACCAACTCTACTCCAACGAATGTCAAGTATCGCAACCAAAGCCACCAATAACTGTACCACCAAGGAATAAATTATAGTCGAAGATCCCCAAGGTTGCACACTGCAAAAAAATCCACTTTAATATGCACAAATACACGGTTCTCACACAAAGTAGCCACAATACCTATTGTAACTTATGTAAAAGTACTATTCGCTTATTGAACTACAAGAAGTTTACCTCGCAAAGCCAACTAGCTTCGCCCATGAAGCATCAGCTATACTCCATTCCTTCCCTTTAACAGCCCAAATAATATGAAAGACCATTTGTGAAGAGGTCGCTAGTACGCAGAACGCAATAATACAACAATGTGTAAATCGTCTCTGAGAACCCAATCCTGTAACGATGACATTTCATTTCAAATTATAACAACAACAACTCAATCGTGCTAGGCTGCATACCACTTGCACAATGCTGACATGCATGGTGCGTGGTGCCCATCCATAAACCCTAATCCTCCCACGAGTAACTAAGTAGCAAATGGCATGTGCCCTGTCATTTCTTATAGCAATAACGATCTCACCCCTGTCATTTCTTATAGCAATAACGATCTCACCATAATCATAAATTGGGCGATACAAGAACTGACCAAGCATGATATTATCCGAACCAATGATAATGTAACAGTAACATGAAACCAAAAGAAGAATAACAAAATATGAAGTGAAAATGTTACCAGTGTTTGGAGAAGTATATTGAATGACCAGAAAAATCAACAACTCAACCAAAGAGATTATACTCCAGTTGAGTAAAGCAGctgcatcaaaagtaatttagCTACTAGGGTAAATTTACATTGAAAGAATTAGGGTAAAAATTGAGAGAACTTGGGTGAAACTTATCAAATTGGAAATGAGAATTGAATGAACGAATACCTGTTAATAGCAGCAATGGGAAAACAAACCCATGCAGAAAATTCCCCATAACTTATCAGAATCTCTGGCTTTTCACAACTAATAACCCAATTCATGAGCCGGATTTCTCTAACATTTTGACATAAACATCACCCAGAAAAAAACAGAAAACGAAAATATGTTAGATTGATAATGATGGGTTTCTTAAAAATAATTGGCGCtttttgtgaagatttgaagatcAATGTcgtctaattaaaaaaaaacaatggaGGATGTGGTTTTTATTGTTAATTTTTCTAGGTTAAAATCGAAAACAGAATTTAGTGTGAAAAACGAGGATCGAGaagaatgaaaaataataaacaataattaaaatataaaattaaagccCGTGAATTACGGGTTTAGAACTACTTCGTGTTAATTAGTTCTATTAATGATGGTACTTAAACCCCTTCATAATGGTACTTTGTGTTAAACATCCTGTGCAAGTCCAGCAAGCACGGCCAGCTAAGGTTAGTGGTAATTATATAATTGCCCTTACTTTTCAAGAGTTTCACAAATACTCTTATGAGACAATAAAAATACCCTCTCTCCATTTACAGGCAGTCTATTAACGTTTTCCTTCTTTCCACATTTAATCTTCCTCCTTTAATATTCGAACATTCGCAGAACAGAGAAGACTAAATTGAAAACCTCCACCACCGTCTCCATCACTACCACCACCGTCTCCGTCACCATCTCCATCTCACAACCAACATCAATATCAGTGTCACCGTCACCGCCATTACCATCACCATTACCACCTACCACCACTACGGATGGAGAATACAATGGAAAATCAATAAACAAATTCAATTTCAGATCTGGAAAATATCTTAAAGCCATCGTCACCACCACTGCTATCCCATGTAATGACGGCTGGTGAAGAAGAGAGATCGATGGTTTTGCGCTTAGGATTCATGAAAGGAAGAAAGAAGATTTCACTCTCGGTCTCATCTGTTGCTGCTTTGACATAGAGGGTAGATACTCATTTGTCGTGAATTGAAGAACGAGGAGATCTAAGATTCGAATTGAGGAGATGAAGCAACGTTTGATTGATTCATGAAGAGCTGGATTTAGTTTCTATCGAgaaaattcagggaagaaaatgggCTTGCTGCCATTGATTCACAGAAGCGGAAGGAAGAACCGATGAGTCTGTGAGTATGAATGATGTTAGGGTTTTGTTTGAGTTTAATGTCACAGAGATGTTGTtcatgttcaaatcaagaaacaaTCAGGTGAAGGAGAAATGAGAGAGATGATGAATTTGAGTTTTAACGGGATTTGAAGTTAGGTTTTGTTTGAATTAGGTTTGAGTTTTGTACTCGAATTGGAGATATTCAGAAAGGGATTTTTAATGTTTCTGAAGCTGAATTAGGGTATGAAGGTTTGTTGTTGATTAAATGATGGTGTTATTGGTAGCCTATGAGTTATGAGAAGCTGAAGCTGGGATTTTGttcgggtggtggtggtggattttGTTGTAGTAgtgagggtggtggtggtggtggtggtggtgatggtgattaCAGCATTGGTTGTGTatcaactcatgttgttgatGCCTTTTTCAGCGGATCAACTACCATTATTGATCCCATTTGTTAGAGcgtagatcggttgaacccaccaagcgttggtatgtcaagtttggttgtcatattttagtgaatcaaaactcatggtaagagtctcttgattatgtactagattccacttcgtataggttagcttgaaagtattaggatatgagacattacaagtatttcgaagacttgaagatatgaagaagcaaggagctacaacgacaacaatcatccttccacttgaggttagtgatatttggcttgaactgtttcattccctaacgtatctttcaagtcgtgcatattgaaaacaaaactgcgaagcatatttgaactctagatagacatagtattaaggaatacaatacggggtttattgcttaaccattaaactttgtagataagacatcgccataatcatttgaatgctattgtgattatgtatgggtatgaggtgaggatttcatcctagggaacaacgtttacatgtgttctaaggaagtaagttcataaacttgtttgtgaatcgaaaaggaaatcgccaagcgttattgggattgttattcattgcatatcttgtgaacatccaat encodes:
- the LOC113350140 gene encoding piezo-type mechanosensitive ion channel homolog isoform X1; its protein translation is MGNFLHGFVFPLLLLTAALLNWSIISLVELLIFLVIQYTSPNTGLGSQRRFTHCCIIAFCVLATSSQMVFHIIWAVKGKEWSIADASWAKLVGFASVQPWGSSTIIYSLVVQLLVALVAILDIRWSRVGLVSGRGTCWRSFSSYVVDLGSHVRVACCLFLPAVQLVVGISHPSWVSLPFFICSCVGLVDWSLTSNFLGLFWWWRHLLAYAGFYIALLYTYQLPINFSIMVQTVAEFIGLYKVSAALEWTRICCCISLLIFYLMLSIIKCDLEEMNFIMSTRNSSLSEQLLPSRHSFFIRRSRSGVRHTNMLLRGAVFRTFSINFFTYGFPVSLVALSVWGFFFTSVCAFWLLAYVAYALYAFPSFFQLHHLNGLLLVFILLWATCTYVFNVAFTYLNKEFWEDMEIWETIGFWHYPIPGFFLLAQFCLGILVAIGNLVNNTVFMYMADVDRRATAEDYSIEEGEETKVLIIATLAWGLRRCSRTITLALIFFLAIKPGFIHAIYMIFFLLFLMSHNVSRKLRQSLILLCETHFALMYILQLNMVSKALKKRGSLSMGILSQLGLLEPATTWDFLQIAVLLCFCVVHHHGFEMLFSYSAIVRHMPCTPVGFSILRAGLNKSVLLSVFTSPKSRESRSNKSSYERRIATYLNAVGQMFLSAYRSYGTYISFLTVLVTVYRMKPNYISFGFLFFLLFWITGRQLVEVTRRRLWFPLKVYSIVVFVFIYSLSIFSSFTTWLTEIINLSTTLGYNPETSLLQNIREPLTVLIVMQLYSYGRRQSIFKYNREDDMHLSQTGLLGFIRRLLIWHSEKILCLAVFYASITPISAFGLLYLLGLVICSTLPKASRVPSKVFLVYTGVLVIAEYLYQMWGKQAEMFPSQKYTWLSTFLGLQQFNPGCWGMELGFRGKVLVIIACTLQYNVFHWMEMMPTALVNTEKWEEPCPLFLSIKDMSFNISICDGESEPSENSSLLSVKGRSVISKSWPSFISSASQQQDPGSSATGGSRSSTTTKNSVGCTSESHDENYKWNKKQILASRKERMDMQKKTLKVYLKFWTENAFNLFGLEINMIALLLASFAVLNIISMLYIASLAACVLLGRQVIHKLWPLFVFAFASILTFEYLAIWKDLTSWNQHVPSEQKVHCHDCWRSSVIHFNYCRSCWLGVIVDDPRMLISYYVVFMLACFKLRADRCTSLTGSVTFHQVISECRSALVWRDLSFETKSLWTFLDYLRLYSYCHLLDVVLALILITGTLEYDILHLGYLGFALIFFRLRLEILKRKNQIFKFLRMYNFALIILSLAYQSPFVDNVTGENPEKIEYIYEMIGLYKYDYGFRITSRSALVEIIIFMLVSLQSYMFSSQEFDYASKYLEAEQIGAIVREQEKKAAWKTAQLQYIRKSEEKKRQRNLQVEKMKSEMLNLQTQLHGMNSTVNCVNCSSEREGLRRRKRRYTSLHTNGGTQTIDKELIDQKQDLSYAVDSSFVCETNDYLTDSKVESPSSVGSMGHGVGSPICEIRELGEETLLMDSNRREKERLFESPLISAVQLIGDGVSQVQSLGNQAMTNFVNLLNITHEDSETSEYSSADDGAYEEIESQNRRFEHLGRFSSVQSGSEFVMPESTSRQIGRVFRYVWAQMRANNDFVCYCCFVIVFLWNFSLLSMVYLTALFLYALCVNSGPSYIFWVIMLVYTEVYVLLLYVYQIIIQHWGLDIQWDLLHELGFPSHPIMSSFVVSTLPLFLVYVFTLLQCSIIAKDGEWVSVMEFKFFRSHRRHPEEVVLQSSLTERAERLVLMVRNVIKAMVRLLSRHWKSLTRGAESPPYFVQLSMVVKVWPDDGIQPERIESGINKLLKIVHDERCRNTNPNTCTSASRIRVQSIERSQETPNIALTVFEVIYASDLTECPPTEWYKSLTPAMDVAKEIIKAQRAGLFDEIAFPYPIVSVIGGGKRELDLYAYIFCADLVVLFLIAIFYQSVIKNNSEFLEVYQLEDQFPKEFVFVLMIIFFLIVLDRIIYLCSFPTGKVVFYVFNLILFTYSVTQYAWNMEPSHKHAGELALRAIYLTKAVSLSLQAIQIRYGVPHKSTLYRQFLTSKVSHINYLGFRLYRALPFLYELRCVLDWSCTTTSLTMYDWLKLEDIHSSLYLVKCDVDLNRSKRQQGDKQTKMTKFCSGICLFFVLICVIWAPMLMYSSGNPTNIANPIKGASVQIDIKTEGGKLTLYETTLCKKISWDDIDVDLDPRGYLDTYNVDDIQFVCCQADASTVWLVPPVVLHRFVQTINDEMSISFSWVFTRDRPKGKEIVKYEIVHDLFPEPSIVEAVFNGTANNFRMYDVYPRYFRVTGSGDVRLLEQAVDQVSGDLILNRGNTEWWSFNDLNASTGCGDLTGPMAIIVSEETPQGILGETLSKFSIWGLYISFVLAVGRFIRLQCSDLRMRIPFENLPSCDRLIAICEDIYAARAEGELEVEEVLYWTLVKIYRSPHMLLEYTKPD
- the LOC113350140 gene encoding piezo-type mechanosensitive ion channel homolog isoform X2, coding for MGNFLHGFVFPLLLLTAALLNWSIISLVELLIFLVIQYTSPNTGLGSQRRFTHCCIIAFCVLATSSQMVFHIIWAVKGKEWSIADASWAKLVGFASVQPWGSSTIIYSLVVQLLVALVAILDIRWSRVGLVSGRGTCWRSFSSYVVDLGSHVRVACCLFLPAVQLVVGISHPSWVSLPFFICSCVGLVDWSLTSNFLGLFWWWRHLLAYAGFYIALLYTYQLPINFSIMVQTVAEFIGLYKVSAALEWTRICCCISLLIFYLMLSIIKCDLEEMNFIMSTRNSSLSEQLLPSRHSFFIRRSRSGVRHTNMLLRGAVFRTFSINFFTYGFPVSLVALSVWGFFFTSVCAFWLLAYVAYALYAFPSFFQLHHLNGLLLVFILLWATCTYVFNVAFTYLNKEFWEDMEIWETIGFWHYPIPGFFLLAQFCLGILVAIGNLVNNTVFMYMADVDRRATAEDYSIEEGEETKVLIIATLAWGLRRCSRTITLALIFFLAIKPGFIHAIYMIFFLLFLMSHNVSRKLRQSLILLCETHFALMYILQLNMVSKALKKRGSLSMGILSQLGLLEPATTWDFLQIAVLLCFCVVHHHGFEMLFSYSAIVRHMPCTPVGFSILRAGLNKSVLLSVFTSPKSRESRSNKSSYERRIATYLNAVGQMFLSAYRSYGTYISFLTVLVTVYRMKPNYISFGFLFFLLFWITGRQLVEVTRRRLWFPLKVYSIVVFVFIYSLSIFSSFTTWLTEIINLSTTLGYNPETSLLQNIREPLTVLIVMQLYSYGRRQSIFKYNREDDMHLSQTGLLGFIRRLLIWHSEKILCLAVFYASITPISAFGLLYLLGLVICSTLPKASRVPSKVFLVYTGVLVIAEYLYQMWGKQAEMFPSQKYTWLSTFLGLQQFNPGCWGMELGFRGKVLVIIACTLQYNVFHWMEMMPTALVNTEKWEEPCPLFLSIKDMSFNISICDGESEPSENSSLLSVKGRSVISKSWPSFISSASQQQDPGSSATGGSRSSTTTKNSVGCTSESHDENYKWNKKQILASRKERMDMQKKTLKVYLKFWTENAFNLFGLEINMIALLLASFAVLNIISMLYIASLAACVLLGRQVIHKLWPLFVFAFASILTFEYLAIWKDLTSWNQHVPSEQKVHCHDCWRSSVIHFNYCRSCWLGVIVDDPRMLISYYVVFMLACFKLRADRCTSLTGSVTFHQVISECRSALVWRDLSFETKSLWTFLDYLRLYSYCHLLDVVLALILITGTLEYDILHLGYLGFALIFFRLRLEILKRKNQIFKFLRMYNFALIILSLAYQSPFVDNVTGENPEKIEYIYEMIGLYKYDYGFRITSRSALVEIIIFMLVSLQSYMFSSQEFDYASKYLEAEQIGAIVREQEKKAAWKTAQLQYIRKSEEKKRQRNLQVEKMKSEMLNLQTQLHGMNSTVNCVNCSSEREGLRRRKRRYTSLHTNGGTQTIDKELIDQKQDLSYAVDSSFVCETNDYLTDSKVESPSSVGSMGHGVGSPICEIRELGEETLLMDSNRREKERLFESPLISAVQLIGDGVSQVQSLGNQAMTNFVNLLNITHEDSETSEYSSADDGAYEEIESQNRRFEHLGRFSSVQSGSEFVMPESTSRQIGRVFRYVWAQMRANNDFVCYCCFVIVFLWNFSLLSMVYLTALFLYALCVNSGPSYIFWVIMLVYTEVYVLLLYVYQIIIQHWGLDIQWDLLHELGFPSHPIMSSFVVSTLPLFLVYVFTLLQCSIIAKDGEWVSVMEFKFFRSHRRHPEEVVLQSSLTERAERLVLMVRNVIKAMVRLLSRHWKSLTRGAESPPYFVQLSMVVKVWPDDGIQPERIESGINKLLKIVHDERCRNTNPNTCTSASRIRVQSIERSQETPNIALTVFEVIYASDLTECPPTEWYKSLTPAMDVAKEIIKAQRAGLFDEIAFPYPIVSVIGGGKRELDLYAYIFCADLVVLFLIAIFYQSVIKNNSEFLEVYQLEDQFPKEFVFVLMAIQIRYGVPHKSTLYRQFLTSKVSHINYLGFRLYRALPFLYELRCVLDWSCTTTSLTMYDWLKLEDIHSSLYLVKCDVDLNRSKRQQGDKQTKMTKFCSGICLFFVLICVIWAPMLMYSSGNPTNIANPIKGASVQIDIKTEGGKLTLYETTLCKKISWDDIDVDLDPRGYLDTYNVDDIQFVCCQADASTVWLVPPVVLHRFVQTINDEMSISFSWVFTRDRPKGKEIVKYEIVHDLFPEPSIVEAVFNGTANNFRMYDVYPRYFRVTGSGDVRLLEQAVDQVSGDLILNRGNTEWWSFNDLNASTGCGDLTGPMAIIVSEETPQGILGETLSKFSIWGLYISFVLAVGRFIRLQCSDLRMRIPFENLPSCDRLIAICEDIYAARAEGELEVEEVLYWTLVKIYRSPHMLLEYTKPD